In Azospirillum ramasamyi, a single window of DNA contains:
- a CDS encoding NUDIX hydrolase, protein MTGHRPYRLHRPWTVLGSRELLDADPFLKVRVETVELPDGRRIDDYYQFDQPSFACIFAETADGRIVTYRQYRHGPRKVGLVFPGGHLSPGEEPLAAAKRELMEETGMEAEAWTDLGAYIVNANQGGAWSHMFHATGCRRIADPVADPISAPISAPISDDLEDTEILLLTRAELLEGIGRGEMHLLTQIALVSMVWQADIARVLSRPHPPDAASPATAR, encoded by the coding sequence ATGACCGGACACCGCCCCTATCGCCTTCACCGCCCCTGGACCGTGCTGGGCAGCCGCGAACTGCTCGATGCCGATCCCTTCCTGAAGGTGCGGGTGGAGACGGTGGAGCTGCCGGACGGGCGGCGGATCGACGACTATTACCAGTTCGACCAGCCCTCCTTCGCCTGCATCTTCGCAGAGACGGCGGATGGGCGGATCGTCACCTACCGCCAGTACCGCCACGGGCCGCGCAAGGTCGGACTGGTCTTTCCCGGCGGCCACCTGTCCCCCGGCGAGGAGCCGCTGGCCGCGGCCAAGCGCGAGCTGATGGAGGAGACGGGAATGGAGGCGGAGGCCTGGACCGATCTCGGCGCCTACATCGTCAACGCCAACCAGGGCGGCGCCTGGTCGCACATGTTCCACGCCACCGGCTGCCGCCGTATCGCCGATCCGGTCGCCGATCCGATTTCCGCCCCGATTTCTGCCCCGATTTCCGACGACCTGGAAGATACCGAGATCCTGTTGCTGACACGGGCGGAACTGCTGGAGGGCATCGGCCGCGGCGAAATGCACCTGCTGACCCAGATCGCGCTGGTCAGCATGGTCTGGCAGGCCGACATCGCGCGGGTGCTGTCCCGCCCCCACCCCCCGGACGCAGCGTCACCAGCCACAGCCCGTTGA
- a CDS encoding glycosyltransferase, with amino-acid sequence MRPDTCSPIPRLIHQTWKTRDVPPEFQALQRSWTERNPGFTYRFWTDDDIEHFMAEEHPALLPVFRGYAAPIARIDLARYLILRRFGGVYADLDFECLRPIDGLLEGRSFIVGMEPEEHGRLAKAAERGLPRILCPSFLASVPDHPFWDHLLSRLVEARHCRDVLDATGPFLLTRAHAAYEGEGRAAVTVLPPELLYPVTKDDCWSRRLFDPVFWERATRDAYAVHYWEGTWFRGAAERGAGPAAELPRQVAAAMTDGRPEGERPAVARTEGQPLISCLMITRGRSGLLKFAIEGFARQTYPNRELVIVCDSPALPQDDPLERAIRDAACPNIRLIRVRSTSQSGSRPASLTLGELRNIAVDQAAGRYVCQWDDDDLYDPCRLEMQQRVLAATGAQACLLGRWMIWWPAEERLAVSGERDWEGSLLCEKAAMPRYPALRRGEDTPVVEQLRRSARVVRMDLPRLYTYVVHGGNTFTAPHFETHWKMAAARFDGARCRAVLEEMGKRLPVEAYRRMVASRATDAASASGPAGASVDLEVAGHLTAAVGLGSAARGTVTALRASGLPVTAIDLPLDETHPVPLPALPAGTTSEGLAPAAARDAFAVTLIHTNPDALRRALSAPRRDPRLDPRRLLDRFTIGYWAWEASSGIPEPWRACLPLVDEIWVPSTFTAAAVAPHVAVPVIAMPHAVAAPPAPPAFDRQAFGIPDGTVCFLFLFDATSNITRKNPAGLIRAYRTAFPDPESGTLLIVKAKKLSDGERHALEAVAGGRPDIRIVNEPWTAERVAALMTACDAYVSLHRAEGFGLTVAEAMACGKPVIATAYSGTMDITTPDTAYLVPCRLTRLEADDGYYRRGTVWADPDLEEAARLMRRVVSDPEEARAMGARAAARIRTHFSPEAIGARMRDRLAALMPARSAPAPAPVPAAPSPVSGRPGGGAERVLVLTPVKDAVAHLPRYLELLGRLDHDPSRLSLGFLEGDSRDGTHDWLAGRLPELRERYRRVTLLRHDHGFRPDGPRWAPAIQRRRREVLARARNRLLSGALGDEDWVLWLDADLVDYPPDLLARLLAAGRDIAVPHCVLPDGRTFDLNSFRLDGTADGTAAGEEDPRHLADGIFQPPRGAGRRYLGDFAGEEAVPLHGVGGTALLVRADLHREGLCFPPYSHRGYIETEGLAAMARDMGVTAWGLPGLRIVHADH; translated from the coding sequence ATGCGCCCCGACACCTGTTCCCCCATTCCGCGCCTGATACACCAGACCTGGAAGACCCGTGACGTCCCGCCGGAGTTCCAGGCCCTTCAGCGCAGCTGGACCGAGCGGAATCCCGGCTTCACCTACCGGTTCTGGACCGACGACGACATCGAGCACTTCATGGCGGAGGAGCATCCGGCCCTGCTGCCGGTCTTCCGCGGCTATGCCGCCCCCATCGCGCGCATCGATCTGGCCCGTTACCTGATCCTGCGCCGCTTCGGCGGAGTCTATGCGGATCTCGACTTCGAATGCCTGCGTCCGATCGACGGGCTGCTGGAGGGCCGGAGCTTCATCGTCGGGATGGAGCCGGAGGAGCATGGCCGGCTGGCGAAGGCGGCGGAGCGCGGACTGCCGCGCATCCTCTGCCCGTCCTTCCTCGCCTCCGTTCCCGACCACCCCTTCTGGGACCATCTGCTGTCCCGGCTGGTCGAGGCGCGGCATTGCCGGGACGTGCTGGACGCCACCGGTCCCTTCCTGCTGACCCGCGCCCACGCCGCCTATGAGGGGGAGGGCCGGGCCGCGGTGACGGTGCTGCCGCCGGAACTGCTCTACCCCGTCACCAAGGACGATTGCTGGAGCCGCCGTCTGTTCGACCCGGTCTTCTGGGAGCGGGCGACGCGCGACGCCTATGCCGTCCATTACTGGGAGGGGACATGGTTCCGCGGTGCTGCGGAACGCGGCGCCGGACCCGCTGCCGAATTGCCCCGGCAAGTCGCGGCGGCGATGACCGACGGGCGGCCGGAAGGAGAGCGTCCGGCCGTAGCCAGGACGGAAGGGCAGCCGTTGATCTCCTGCCTGATGATCACCAGAGGGCGGAGCGGTCTGCTGAAGTTCGCCATCGAGGGCTTCGCGCGCCAGACCTATCCGAACCGCGAGCTGGTCATCGTCTGCGACAGCCCGGCTCTGCCGCAGGATGACCCGCTGGAGCGCGCCATCCGCGACGCGGCCTGTCCGAACATCCGCCTGATCCGGGTGAGGAGCACCTCCCAATCCGGCTCCCGGCCGGCCAGCCTCACGCTGGGCGAACTGCGCAACATCGCCGTCGACCAGGCGGCCGGCCGCTATGTCTGCCAGTGGGACGACGACGACCTTTACGACCCCTGCCGGTTGGAGATGCAGCAGCGGGTGCTGGCCGCCACCGGCGCCCAGGCCTGCCTGCTCGGCCGCTGGATGATCTGGTGGCCGGCGGAAGAGCGGCTGGCGGTGTCCGGCGAACGGGACTGGGAGGGCTCGCTCCTGTGCGAGAAGGCGGCGATGCCCCGCTACCCCGCCCTTCGCCGCGGCGAGGACACGCCGGTGGTCGAGCAGCTGCGCCGCAGCGCCCGCGTCGTCCGCATGGACCTGCCGCGGCTCTACACCTATGTCGTCCATGGCGGCAACACCTTCACGGCTCCCCATTTCGAAACCCACTGGAAGATGGCCGCCGCCCGCTTCGACGGCGCGCGCTGCCGCGCCGTGCTGGAGGAGATGGGCAAGCGCCTGCCGGTGGAGGCTTACCGCCGCATGGTGGCGAGCCGCGCGACGGACGCTGCTTCCGCAAGCGGCCCGGCCGGAGCAAGCGTCGATCTCGAGGTCGCCGGGCACCTGACCGCGGCGGTCGGGCTGGGAAGCGCCGCCCGCGGAACGGTGACCGCGCTGCGGGCGTCAGGGTTGCCGGTGACGGCGATCGACCTGCCGCTCGACGAAACCCATCCCGTTCCGCTGCCCGCGCTTCCAGCGGGGACGACGTCGGAGGGGCTGGCGCCTGCGGCGGCTCGCGATGCCTTCGCGGTGACGCTGATCCACACCAACCCGGATGCCCTGCGCCGGGCGCTGAGCGCCCCCCGCCGCGATCCCCGCCTCGATCCCCGCCGGCTGCTCGACCGCTTCACCATCGGCTACTGGGCCTGGGAGGCGTCGTCGGGAATTCCGGAGCCTTGGCGGGCCTGCCTGCCGCTGGTCGACGAGATCTGGGTTCCCAGCACCTTCACCGCCGCCGCGGTGGCGCCCCATGTCGCGGTGCCGGTGATCGCCATGCCCCATGCCGTCGCGGCCCCGCCGGCTCCCCCCGCGTTCGACCGCCAGGCCTTCGGCATTCCCGACGGCACGGTCTGCTTCCTGTTCCTGTTCGATGCGACCAGCAACATCACGCGCAAGAACCCGGCCGGTCTGATCCGCGCCTATCGCACCGCCTTCCCCGATCCCGAATCCGGCACCCTGCTGATCGTCAAGGCGAAGAAGCTGTCGGACGGGGAGCGCCACGCGCTGGAGGCGGTGGCCGGCGGCCGTCCGGACATCCGCATCGTCAACGAACCCTGGACGGCGGAGCGGGTCGCCGCGCTGATGACGGCGTGCGATGCCTATGTCTCGCTGCACCGGGCGGAGGGGTTCGGACTGACCGTCGCCGAGGCGATGGCCTGCGGCAAGCCCGTCATCGCCACCGCCTATTCCGGCACGATGGACATCACCACGCCGGACACCGCCTATCTGGTGCCCTGCCGCCTCACCAGGCTGGAGGCGGACGACGGCTATTACCGGCGCGGCACCGTCTGGGCCGATCCCGACCTGGAGGAGGCTGCCCGGCTGATGCGCCGGGTGGTTTCCGATCCCGAGGAAGCGCGGGCGATGGGCGCGCGCGCCGCCGCCCGGATACGGACCCATTTCAGTCCCGAGGCCATCGGTGCCCGGATGCGCGACCGTCTGGCTGCCCTGATGCCGGCGCGCTCCGCCCCCGCCCCCGCTCCCGTTCCGGCGGCCCCCTCTCCGGTGAGCGGACGGCCAGGGGGCGGGGCGGAGCGCGTGCTGGTGCTGACCCCGGTGAAGGACGCCGTCGCCCATCTGCCGCGTTACCTGGAACTGCTCGGCCGGCTCGACCATGATCCGTCCCGACTGTCTCTGGGCTTTCTGGAGGGGGACAGCCGCGACGGAACCCATGACTGGCTGGCCGGCCGGCTGCCGGAACTGCGGGAGCGCTACCGCCGGGTGACCCTGCTGCGTCACGACCACGGATTCCGGCCCGACGGTCCGCGTTGGGCGCCGGCGATCCAGCGGCGGCGGCGGGAGGTGCTGGCCCGCGCGCGCAACCGGCTGCTGTCCGGCGCGCTGGGCGACGAGGACTGGGTGCTGTGGCTCGACGCCGATCTGGTCGATTACCCGCCGGATCTGCTGGCCAGGCTGCTCGCCGCCGGGCGCGACATCGCCGTTCCCCATTGCGTCCTGCCCGACGGGCGGACCTTCGACCTCAACAGCTTCCGCCTGGATGGGACGGCGGACGGGACGGCGGCGGGGGAGGAGGATCCGCGCCATCTGGCCGACGGCATCTTCCAGCCGCCGCGCGGCGCCGGGCGGCGCTACCTGGGCGATTTCGCCGGCGAGGAGGCCGTGCCGCTGCACGGGGTCGGCGGCACGGCCTTGCTGGTCCGTGCGGATCTTCACCGGGAGGGGCTGTGTTTCCCGCCTTACAGCCATCGCGGCTACATCGAGACGGAAGGGCTGGCGGCGATGGCGCGCGACATGGGCGTCACCGCCTGGGGCCTGCCGGGCCTGCGCATCGTCCATGCCGATCACTGA
- a CDS encoding glycosyltransferase family 2 protein, giving the protein MPATKRPAAADPRIAVSIVVCTHRRPELLGACLDSLIGQRVGGGSPDFVHEILVIDNSALAEGRPVVESRQAAFALRGVPLRHILEEQPGVSFARNRGVAEAAGELIAFIDDDERACDGWLEALVAPFADPGVDMVAGEVDPDFGAHARPDWLTDDFLAVFSCHWGWDTESRFLKPGEWFGEGNCAFRKRLLDGRGFPTDVGRSGDGLMSSEGMLFTALRAAGATVYYVPGARVSHYIHPDRLDKAWVLRRMFFQGVSDYIAHRRYGLRKLPQDFTLSLGKLIALDVQMLDPVGLRAIADLYYQLGYAAGSNMY; this is encoded by the coding sequence ATGCCGGCCACCAAGCGCCCCGCCGCCGCTGATCCGAGGATCGCGGTCAGCATCGTCGTCTGCACCCATCGGCGCCCCGAACTGCTCGGCGCCTGCCTGGACAGCCTGATCGGGCAGCGGGTGGGCGGCGGCTCCCCGGACTTCGTTCACGAGATCCTGGTGATCGACAATTCCGCCCTGGCGGAAGGACGCCCGGTCGTCGAGAGCCGGCAGGCCGCCTTCGCCCTGCGGGGCGTGCCGCTGCGCCATATCCTGGAGGAGCAGCCCGGCGTCAGCTTTGCCCGCAACCGCGGCGTGGCCGAGGCGGCGGGAGAGCTGATCGCCTTCATCGACGACGACGAGCGGGCCTGCGACGGGTGGCTGGAGGCGCTGGTGGCGCCCTTCGCCGATCCGGGTGTCGATATGGTTGCCGGTGAGGTCGATCCCGATTTCGGCGCTCATGCCCGTCCGGACTGGCTGACCGATGACTTTCTGGCTGTTTTTTCCTGCCACTGGGGCTGGGACACGGAGTCCCGCTTCCTCAAGCCCGGCGAATGGTTCGGCGAAGGCAACTGCGCTTTCCGCAAGCGGCTGCTGGACGGACGGGGCTTTCCGACCGATGTCGGCCGCAGCGGCGATGGCCTGATGTCGAGCGAGGGCATGCTGTTCACCGCCCTGCGTGCCGCCGGCGCCACCGTCTATTACGTGCCCGGCGCCCGCGTATCCCACTACATCCATCCTGACCGGCTCGACAAGGCCTGGGTTCTGCGGCGGATGTTCTTCCAGGGTGTCTCGGACTATATCGCCCACCGTCGTTACGGACTGCGCAAGCTGCCGCAGGACTTCACCCTCAGCCTGGGCAAACTGATAGCATTGGACGTGCAGATGCTCGATCCAGTCGGCTTGCGGGCAATTGCGGATCTCTACTACCAACTCGGATATGCGGCGGGGTCGAACATGTACTGA
- a CDS encoding sialidase family protein, translating into MTGVEHRVLYRDPRFYASFPSLTAGRDGSVLLAFRRARDHRWLRGAAYRAGETGFNHVDHLDSRSQTVLLRLGPDAEPLGEATALPPDPQAADQDASLLSLRDGRILLTGFRWYPVPAADGEALRALGFGLAGSPLKTGDLYLFWGGYSRHSDDDGRSWTPHRDLPPLPGHPDIVPGQRPFHGGAVRGRAVEAPDGTILQTGYTHHPSTGTYASHLFASTDRGESWAHRAIIAIDPEARAGFCETALHLDADGVLHAFHRTTGLDDHLATSRSTDLGHSWEPWRRHAVVGHPYDPCPLPDGRLLLVGGYRHAPYGVRARIYDPRRQQPDEVPEMVLRDDGPAPDLGYPWAAVLPDGRVMVAYYICDATGLRGIEATLFRP; encoded by the coding sequence ATGACCGGCGTCGAACATCGCGTTCTGTACCGCGACCCGCGTTTCTATGCGTCCTTCCCGTCGCTGACCGCAGGGCGGGACGGTTCGGTGCTGCTGGCCTTCCGGCGCGCGCGCGACCATCGCTGGCTGCGCGGGGCGGCGTACCGGGCGGGAGAGACCGGGTTCAATCATGTCGACCATCTCGATTCCCGCTCCCAGACCGTCCTGCTGCGGCTCGGCCCCGATGCGGAACCGCTGGGGGAGGCAACCGCCCTGCCCCCCGACCCGCAGGCGGCCGACCAGGACGCCAGCCTGCTCAGCTTGCGCGACGGCCGCATCCTGCTGACCGGATTCCGCTGGTACCCTGTGCCGGCGGCCGACGGCGAGGCGCTGCGCGCGCTGGGATTCGGGCTGGCGGGAAGCCCGCTGAAGACTGGAGACCTCTACCTGTTCTGGGGCGGCTACAGCCGGCACAGCGACGATGACGGGCGCAGCTGGACCCCGCACCGCGACCTTCCCCCCCTGCCCGGCCATCCCGACATCGTGCCGGGCCAGCGGCCCTTCCACGGCGGGGCGGTGCGCGGCCGGGCGGTGGAGGCGCCGGACGGCACCATCCTGCAGACCGGCTACACCCACCACCCCTCCACCGGCACCTATGCCAGCCATCTCTTCGCCTCCACCGACCGGGGGGAGAGCTGGGCGCACCGGGCGATCATCGCCATCGATCCCGAGGCCAGGGCCGGATTCTGCGAGACGGCGCTGCATCTGGACGCCGACGGCGTGCTGCACGCCTTCCACCGCACCACCGGGCTGGACGACCATCTGGCGACCTCGCGCTCGACCGATCTCGGCCACAGCTGGGAACCATGGCGGCGCCATGCGGTGGTCGGCCATCCCTATGATCCCTGCCCGCTGCCGGACGGCCGGCTGCTGCTGGTCGGCGGCTACCGCCATGCGCCCTACGGCGTGCGCGCCCGCATCTACGATCCCCGCCGCCAGCAGCCGGACGAGGTGCCGGAGATGGTTCTGCGCGACGACGGGCCGGCGCCGGACCTGGGCTATCCCTGGGCGGCGGTGCTGCCGGACGGGCGCGTCATGGTCGCCTATTACATCTGCGATGCCACCGGCTTGCGCGGGATCGAGGCGACGCTGTTCCGGCCCTGA
- a CDS encoding aromatic ring-hydroxylating oxygenase subunit alpha, protein MEKSPPFAPAKAVPGIPPAAYHDPEILRAEEERVFRRCWIFAGFTDDLARPNDYLTRRIGGLDVLVQNFDGELRGFRNVCTHRFALIHRAPRGNGMLRCGYHGWTFDRDGVPYGIPGNEANFGLDREGRCGRALTPVAVGVCGRFVFLRVAAEGPDLDDWLGVYGDVLRHASEIFVRPFDERSVEWAANWKMGVESVLEVYHADLTHPTTFRKLVKGDWRCDYDGAHSRGVTGVSDKSARWWDGVSERLGFRPSTALREYDHLHIFPNLEIGFTRGAVMSVQTYDPLGPDRCALNLRLFLADPDGDADGKAGRGGPAARRLIEEGARDLNVALLREDQEASELAFRGCRQTERPALLGLNEERIQQFHAVWRGMMGV, encoded by the coding sequence ATGGAAAAGTCCCCGCCCTTCGCTCCGGCGAAAGCCGTTCCCGGCATCCCGCCCGCCGCCTATCACGACCCGGAGATCCTCCGGGCGGAGGAGGAGCGGGTCTTCCGCCGCTGCTGGATCTTCGCCGGCTTCACCGACGACCTCGCCCGGCCCAACGACTATCTCACCCGGCGCATCGGCGGGCTGGACGTGCTGGTGCAGAATTTCGACGGGGAGCTGCGGGGCTTCCGCAATGTCTGCACCCACCGCTTCGCCCTGATCCACCGGGCGCCGCGCGGCAACGGCATGCTGCGCTGCGGCTATCACGGCTGGACCTTCGACCGCGACGGCGTGCCCTACGGCATCCCCGGCAACGAGGCGAATTTCGGCCTGGACCGGGAGGGCCGCTGCGGCCGGGCCCTGACGCCGGTGGCGGTGGGGGTGTGCGGCCGCTTCGTCTTCCTGCGGGTGGCGGCGGAGGGGCCGGATCTCGACGACTGGCTGGGCGTCTACGGCGACGTGCTGCGCCATGCCTCGGAAATCTTCGTCCGCCCCTTCGACGAGCGGTCGGTGGAGTGGGCCGCCAACTGGAAGATGGGGGTGGAGAGCGTGCTGGAGGTCTACCACGCCGACCTCACCCACCCCACCACCTTCCGCAAGCTGGTGAAGGGCGACTGGCGCTGCGATTACGACGGCGCCCATTCCCGCGGCGTGACCGGCGTGTCGGACAAGAGCGCGCGCTGGTGGGACGGCGTGTCGGAGCGGCTGGGCTTCCGCCCCAGCACGGCTTTGCGCGAGTACGACCACCTGCACATCTTCCCCAACCTGGAGATCGGCTTCACCCGCGGCGCGGTGATGAGCGTCCAGACCTATGACCCGCTTGGCCCCGACCGCTGCGCGTTGAACCTCCGGCTGTTCCTGGCCGATCCGGACGGCGATGCCGATGGCAAAGCTGGCAGGGGCGGCCCCGCCGCCCGCCGCCTGATCGAGGAGGGCGCGCGCGACCTCAACGTCGCCCTGCTGCGCGAGGACCAGGAGGCCTCGGAACTGGCCTTCCGCGGCTGCCGCCAGACGGAACGCCCCGCCCTGCTCGGCCTGAACGAGGAGCGCATCCAGCAGTTCCACGCGGTATGGCGGGGGATGATGGGGGTGTAG
- a CDS encoding GNAT family N-acetyltransferase encodes MSGSLTFIEPTEEHAQLLLDWRTRPDIAGQMLSAVAYDVERQKAWLRRCAERDDYVHRILCVDGVPAGHVSITITEPEWRIATFGVLMGERAGRMGAAPLNFAYMLNHVFFTMGLRKVVNHILGTNSPRLLKGQPMIGYRPVGVLKRQVVKDGQEIDLHIFEMLAEDWLAVRDRFGVYRDMDGREWR; translated from the coding sequence ATGAGCGGCTCCCTGACCTTCATCGAGCCGACGGAGGAACACGCCCAACTGCTGCTCGACTGGCGCACCCGGCCCGACATCGCCGGCCAGATGCTGAGCGCCGTGGCTTACGACGTCGAGCGGCAGAAGGCGTGGCTACGGCGCTGCGCGGAGCGCGACGATTATGTCCACCGCATCCTCTGCGTCGACGGCGTGCCGGCCGGCCATGTCTCCATCACCATCACCGAGCCGGAATGGCGGATCGCCACCTTCGGCGTGCTGATGGGCGAGCGGGCCGGGCGGATGGGCGCGGCCCCGCTGAACTTCGCCTACATGCTGAACCACGTCTTCTTCACGATGGGGCTGCGCAAGGTGGTGAACCACATCCTGGGCACCAACAGCCCCCGCCTGCTGAAGGGCCAGCCGATGATCGGCTACCGCCCGGTCGGCGTGCTGAAGCGCCAGGTGGTGAAGGACGGGCAGGAGATCGACCTGCACATCTTCGAAATGCTGGCCGAGGACTGGCTGGCGGTGCGCGACCGGTTCGGGGTCTACCGGGACATGGACGGGCGGGAGTGGCGATAG
- a CDS encoding SDR family NAD(P)-dependent oxidoreductase, whose product MTAAHNPAAYNPMDLTGRRILVTGASAGIGRATAVVLAKLGARLVLNGRDEERLAGTADKLEGDDHAIAPFDLSDLEAVPGWMKGLCADDAPFDGIAHCAGIQTLRPIRIFSAAFFDEVMRANLGSALALARGLRQKGCHAERAAMALISSTAATAASPGNVVYAASKGGIIAATKGLAVELLSDGIRVNCVVPSIVETELIERGKQKLTAEQYEHLRTLQPLGFGHPDDIAHMIAYLLADTSRWMTGSIVTVDGGRTA is encoded by the coding sequence ATGACAGCCGCCCACAACCCGGCCGCCTACAACCCCATGGACCTGACCGGCCGCCGCATCCTGGTGACCGGGGCGTCGGCCGGGATCGGCCGGGCGACGGCGGTGGTGCTGGCGAAGCTGGGCGCAAGGCTGGTGCTGAACGGCCGCGACGAGGAACGGCTGGCCGGGACAGCCGACAAGCTGGAGGGAGACGACCACGCCATCGCCCCCTTCGACCTGTCGGATCTGGAAGCCGTGCCGGGCTGGATGAAGGGGCTGTGCGCCGATGACGCGCCCTTCGACGGCATCGCCCATTGCGCCGGCATCCAGACGCTGCGGCCGATCCGCATCTTCTCCGCCGCCTTCTTCGACGAGGTGATGCGGGCCAACCTGGGCAGCGCCCTCGCGCTCGCCCGCGGGCTGCGGCAGAAGGGCTGCCATGCCGAGCGGGCGGCGATGGCGCTGATCTCCTCCACCGCCGCGACGGCGGCCTCGCCGGGCAACGTCGTCTATGCCGCCAGCAAGGGCGGCATCATCGCCGCCACCAAGGGGCTGGCGGTGGAGCTGCTGAGCGACGGCATCCGCGTCAACTGCGTCGTCCCCTCCATCGTCGAAACCGAGCTGATCGAGCGCGGCAAGCAGAAGCTGACCGCCGAGCAGTACGAGCATCTGCGCACGCTGCAGCCTCTCGGCTTCGGCCATCCCGACGACATCGCCCACATGATCGCCTATCTGCTCGCCGACACCAGCCGCTGGATGACCGGGTCCATCGTCACGGTGGACGGCGGCCGCACCGCCTGA
- a CDS encoding 3-oxoacyl-ACP synthase III family protein: MKAIIDGIRIAGLRAVVPPQRHSFVEDPGMFTVEEAKKLAATIGVQERRVLPPPYCASDLCLAAAEGLMQQLDWDPATVEVLVFVSQDADYVLPATACIMQHRLGLPTSAAAFDVPLGCSGYVYGLWIAAKLLGGSTAKRALVLCGDNATRHLHPEDRATLPLFGDAGSATALEVDASAPPIPVVIGTDGAGAPHIFVKAGGKRHCLIPPVGTAGRIADEEAAAQLERDSRLTLNGAEVFSFTLRAVPPLLREAMEHAGTDVEGIDRFVLHQANAFMLEHLRKRVKAPADRFVIDMQGFGNTSSASIPLAICHSMGAQLAAGPVKTLMAGFGVGWSWGAMVAELGPMPEPQVVDLPDGYPVLAV, from the coding sequence ATGAAGGCCATCATCGACGGCATCCGGATCGCCGGCCTGCGCGCGGTGGTGCCGCCCCAGCGCCATTCCTTCGTCGAGGATCCCGGCATGTTCACGGTGGAGGAGGCGAAGAAGCTGGCCGCCACCATCGGCGTCCAGGAGCGCCGCGTGCTGCCGCCGCCCTATTGCGCGTCCGACCTCTGCCTTGCCGCGGCGGAAGGGCTGATGCAACAGCTGGACTGGGATCCGGCGACGGTGGAGGTGCTGGTCTTCGTCTCGCAGGACGCCGATTACGTGCTGCCGGCCACCGCCTGCATCATGCAGCACCGGCTGGGGCTGCCGACCAGTGCGGCGGCCTTCGACGTGCCGCTGGGCTGCTCGGGCTATGTCTACGGCCTGTGGATCGCGGCGAAGCTGCTGGGCGGATCGACGGCCAAACGGGCATTGGTCCTGTGCGGCGACAACGCCACCCGTCACCTGCATCCTGAAGACCGCGCCACCCTGCCCCTGTTCGGCGATGCCGGATCGGCCACCGCGCTGGAGGTCGACGCGTCGGCCCCGCCGATTCCGGTGGTGATCGGCACCGACGGCGCCGGCGCGCCGCACATCTTCGTCAAGGCCGGCGGCAAGCGCCATTGCCTGATCCCGCCGGTCGGCACCGCCGGACGGATCGCCGACGAGGAGGCCGCCGCCCAGCTGGAGCGCGACTCGCGCCTTACCCTGAACGGGGCGGAGGTGTTCTCCTTCACGCTGCGCGCCGTGCCGCCGCTGCTGCGTGAGGCGATGGAGCATGCCGGCACCGACGTCGAGGGCATCGACCGCTTCGTCCTGCACCAGGCCAACGCCTTCATGCTGGAGCATCTGCGCAAGCGCGTGAAGGCGCCGGCCGACAGGTTCGTCATCGACATGCAGGGCTTCGGCAACACCAGCTCCGCCTCCATCCCGCTGGCGATCTGCCACAGCATGGGCGCCCAGCTGGCGGCCGGGCCGGTGAAGACGCTGATGGCCGGATTCGGGGTGGGCTGGTCCTGGGGCGCGATGGTGGCGGAGCTGGGACCGATGCCGGAGCCGCAGGTGGTGGATTTGCCCGACGGCTATCCGGTGCTGGCGGTGTGA